The Centropristis striata isolate RG_2023a ecotype Rhode Island chromosome 1, C.striata_1.0, whole genome shotgun sequence nucleotide sequence ATTATTACCTAATACCTTTGTCTACCTTGTtcctattttaatgtttttcttggtCTAAAAGGCAGAGCTGATCCAGTGTAGATCGTTTTCTTGGAATGATTAATAGAGCTGCAAGTACTGCAAGAGCTGCAAGTTATGGCGTTAACCTCAAACCTACATTCAGTTGTGTCAACACAGTTAATTTCTTTCTTCTTGCGActtgaaaagtgtttttacaaaatgaatgttcagtttttgttttgtttaaaacagtAATCGTGATGTGTTATATTTTTGGATATCCATCTAATCACGCTGCATAACCATAGacagtataaataatggacatagtgaccGTGACATCCccagttggtttgtggactgcctgtttgaagcatcgagtttgGCGTTACACTCATATttagactgtggaggagcgagaggtgGATCTGACTGACAACTAACGACACTACACTACACACCATCTACACTGGCAACCTGACTGCACTTGGCTGCGAAGTAGCTGCTAAATCATGTTAGCAATAACTGTACCGTGAGCTGGGATggtaattttggctagcaaaaaacaccGGAAAAATTGAACAGTGACTTGGACtgtctgttagtccaaacattcgctgaacaagacatttttaaatgaacaaaatgttgaaaatacagtgtgaaagggtcaaagttctgaaaCGAAACTGGACGATAACACGGACAACGACAAACAAGTTCACGGCTATTTTAAAgtacatgttgccgtggatacgcattgattttcttctctcctgatgagggctctccttgttagtgacctgtcaatcaaaggtagccgcGCCCCCAAATCATATATCAtattctttatcatctattttcttccaagttggaccattatttacataattaacatcatattttcttaaagatttgaaactagtgattgagaccatagctTTGTCATGATAATGTTttataaggtaataaatcaagtgagaagttttctcatttaatattgagatagataggacccaaatgcttctgcagccgccgttagcgccccctgttggatttTTTGGTAGAATGGGAAAGAAAGGGTGAGGTCACCTCCGGGTTAAACAACTTGTGGTGTACGAACATCAAAAcacaacaagaaacaaaaagagaaactgtatctagtttgttttttttaaacttgtgttTATTGACTTTGAGTCATTGTCATTGTCATTGTCATCGACACTGGTGACGTCCTTGGAAAGTGTTGCAGTGGCCCTGATGTACAAATCACATCTGTTGTCAGGTTATTCAACTTCACTtttctaaaatgtaatgaaaagtacatttatacatttgtgtaaatattttttgtcatatattgTGTGATATATTTCAGATGAAACACAAGGCACTTGGACACCTTTAAAATACTGATTAGGATCATTCAATGTGCAAAGAAGAATACAAGATAAATCAACACAGATACTGGCCAGACATGGCCATTGTCAAACATTTCCCCTTTAAAAAAGAATCGAGGCAGCTTTTAAAACCATTGTTTGGTTTCTTCTTGTGTACCTTGTTAGTGAAGCAAATGTGTACCCATTATTACCTAATACACACCTTTGTCTACCTTGTTCCTACTTGAATGTTTTTCTCGGTCTAAAAGGCAGGGCTGATCCAGTGTAGATCATTGTCTTGGAATGATTAATAGAGCAAAGAATGAGCTAAAACAAACTGCAAGCAATGGCGTTAACCTCAAACCTACATTCAGTTGCGTCAACACAGttcatttctttcttcttgCGACTTGAAAAATCACATGGTCGGAGTGATAGCTTTGTATGGATTCTAATGTTTCGTCACACATCGTAGTGGCCTAAATGCCAAGGCCTTCCCGGGTTCAAACAAACCAGAGAGCAGCTGACGGCCCCACTGAGATCACTTTACAACCAGTAAATCAGTGAGGCTGCTGCGTCGTCGTGCTGTAAAATGTGTTGCATTAAGGGgggttgattattttctagcaGGTAGGAAGTCATCTCAGGTGTTTAACTAATTGCCAGTGCCAGATTAAATCTACTGAAACCTTCTTTAAATGACACGACAGTGAATCAGATACCAAATCACCTTAATTAATTCCATTTTGTAACATACCATAACATCtgctacaaaaacacattttctcaaacataaatacTTTGTAAACAgtttcaaaaatgtcttttagtGTTGAATTTCAAATCTTTTGAAATTGAAATCCTGAACTGCTCACATTCTAAACTTTGCCaccaggggaaaaaaacagatgaatGTAACTTTGTTGGATGTTAATGAACCTGTATTCATTAATGTTACATTATATTATCGTGTATGGATTGtattgtttcttgttgctcCCCACCATCTTGCTTTTCACCCGCATATTATTTATGGGGTATGTGGCAGCAGAGAGTGGAGGTTGTCAAACATGAAAACACCCAAATGGTTAGTGCATCTGCTCTCAGAACCTGGATTAGTGGATCTACAGGTGATTGTCCATTGTAAAAAGTTTTTCGACCGTGAAGTCAAGTTGTAGATGAACAGGAAGTGACGGGCGAATGAAGGAAtattaaagggtcagttcacttAAATTGCACCACATATGTGGCATATGGTCATGTCAGATGTGGAGatatttacctcaaaaacaTCTGGTATTTACAGAATTTGAATAGTAAGGCTCATTAAATGGCAATAGGACAGGCGATAACACAAAGAATAGCTGAAGTTTATGTGTCTTTTATGCTGCTACTCTGTTGAGCCAAAATATTGGTTTATGGTACCTAGCATAAGGCATCACAGGAAAGTCAAAGTATAATAAAGGTCGGTCGGGTTCATCATCTGGGGACCATACATGTCTGTACAAAATGTTATGGGAATCCATCAACGAGACATAGAGAAGTTACTGTTCAATTCTTCAAAATTCCTTTTTGAAAGGTGCTTAACGCAACATTTAGAACATTTATATGACAGTAAACTATCGAACATTTATATGAAAGTAAACTATCtatgtagatgtgtgtgtgtgtgcgtgtgtgtgtgtgtgtgtgtgcgcgtatgTGTTGTAATACAGACTTATCTGTTCTTTGTTGTAGCCTGTCAAGCTGAGCATGCATGTTAGTGTTATTAAGTACCCAGTGTGttaaaaaagtgaagccagaGGGTGCCTGTGCCTGTAAGTGTCCGTGTGTGAGAAGTTGGGCATGAGAACAAGGGATTGGAGGCAATCCCTGCTCAGACTGTGAACCATTGATTTGCTCTGAATGTTGTGTACAGAACCGTTAATGCTGTTTTCACCAGAAATCTAAAATCTCAAAATGTCAGCAGATGAAAATGGATCTGCAAGGCCACACATCGAAAGGGATacgatttgtttttttgttcgttttttttcattgaggtgaactgaccctttaaagACTTTTGCAACCCAACACTCAGGTCTTGTTTAGGCTTTGTACACTCAACATGACTTTTGTCCTTTTCAGTCTTTTCAGTTGTTTCTGGGCTGGAATGGCTGAAGTGCTTTTTTATGGCTCCGCAGGTGACAGTGACCTTTGAtccctcacatacacacacacacacacacacacacacacacacacacacactcatcataATCACGCATGTATgcctgtgaacacacacacacacactcagacatacATGCAtggacacagaaaaacaaccaCACGCTCCCTGGTTTGATGCATTGCTGAGTGCACATCCTAGCTGACGACAGCTGGTTTTAGGAGGAGTGCCCTCGGGGGAACAACCACCCAGGACAAAGGGTCACTTTGTCTATGCCCCACCCCGGCAGACAGGTTCAgcacctccccctcctctccctcctcctcttcttcttcgcATTCCATCTCCTTCGCCGTCATCCGCCCCAGACCTCCCAGGGCTCCCAGCCCTAACATCGATGCAGCTGAAAGTCCAAagtgcagcagaggagagtccgAGAGGCCGAGTGGCCCTATgccgcctcctcctcccatcGAGAAGAGTGGCGCCCCATGATGGCCTAGAGCTCTTGCGTGGCAGAATGCAGAGAGAGGCAAAGAGGTCCCCAGACCCCCAAGAAGAGCTGCAGCAGCCCCAGGGATGATAATGTGGGCCCCACTTAGAGTGGGTGGTTCAATGGCACTCTGGTGCCCAGGAAGGCccagccccgcccccagcctgCTCGCAGCGCCTTGCTCCTGGGCGACAAAGTGCCCGTGGGCCTTGATGTGCTTGCGTAGCGAGCTGGGATCTGTGTAGCGCTTCAGGCAGCCGGCCATCTTGCAGTAGTACGGCTTGTCGACGTAGTGGGTGCGGGTGTGTTTGAAACGGTCGCTGGAGTTGGAGTAACGTTTGCTGCAGCCTTCATAAGGGCAGATGTAGGGTTTCTCTCCTAAATggatgacaaaagaaacaaaaggagaataaataaataaatcacttgaCGTCTCAAGGCTTCCTTTATTATCATAAAGTATTAGTTTATTTGCACACGTTGCATGTGTGAAAGTGTAAGCTAACTCAAATATGGTTATCACTAGGAGCTTTGACCAGGAGATCCTGTTCCTGCATGCCTTATATTATGTCAGTGTTGTTGAAATACTTTCTCCTGTATGTTTGACACTCGTACGTTGTATATGAGCTGATGATGTAAGGATTATTTCATGGCATTTGCCTTTACTTGACAGCCCTATTAGGAATACAAACAGGTTGAAGAAACATTCACAGAATTAAATCAATATGGAATAAACTCTTGTTCTTTAAATCACTGCTACCAGTCTTCTCAGTAGCAAGTTTCCAAGTCAAGTCTCAGGTCATTTATTTTCCATCAAGTTAAATTGCAAGTCACCAAAACAGTGACTGGAGCCCAAGCCACAAGACTCAAGCCCAAATCTCTGTTTTAAGTAACAAGTTCAGGTTTAATCCAATTTTTTCAAGCAATCTTTTGCAGTTTTCATTCTGAATTGAATTCAATTGATTATTCAGAATGAATAATCAATTTAATTCGGTTCTATTGAACCCTCATAATCGGCACGTTTCATGTATTTTgcatattaacattatttacgtcagttaaaaaatgttcagttcAAGCTCAGTGATCTGTCTAAACTTCTtttgttttgagacactgaaacaAGACTGGGAACAAAGTGGACTGACAATATTTTCATACCTAAAGAACTTCATGAAGGCTGAAAATTAGATAAAATGAGTCATAAAGGCAGGTGGTGATACACACTGACAGCAGTCTCGTTATTCCCTTTGATCCATGTTACCTCTTGTTTTGGCATATTTGATTCCTCTCAACAGTCTCAATAAGGAAGTAAAGACCAGACTTAATTAAGTTGTGCAGGAAGTAGACATGGCTCCTGGCTTGGGCTTGTTTTGGAAACAGAGGCGATAACGAAGTCGGGCAAAAGTCTCTGCTTCTGTCATACAGTGTatgacagtaaaaatacagcTTCAACTCTGTGGTGCCACACTCTCCTTCAAGGACAAAATGTGATGATAATTTTATCCTGTCTTCTTAGCCAAGAAACTAGTTTCTaaagcctgacagatatatcggttgacagatacTGTCTGATGATATTTGCATAAATAGGCATATCGCATCAGTATATAttctgtctgatatgtgctgttatgaaaacttttttacacaatatataatgtagaaaatgttgcttggtgtgatttagaaatggcatTAGCTAATATgacttattctttttttaatagtaattgcCTGACATTGAACATTATTGcactattttctcagttatcatttatttacttagctgacaatgtaatacactatttgtattatatataataatgttagataccatttcataaaaaaattatgttttagaaagtagctctctgggtacttTTGCagagtggtaaaaaaaataataatttcacaaTCCACATataaaaggtctattttcattccagctaaaaaaaaaatgtgtctacgATACCGTCCGCCATATccattattgaatattttccccCGATCACTTTCGGCATCTGTCTCAAATATCCTCATCAGTTGGGTTGGTTTCCACTGTTGCACCTTTAAAGTTCTAATTTGGGCGATTGTTAAAATCATGCCAAATGATTTAGCACTGATGAATTTAATTGTTCCCATAATAAACAAGACTAACGGGTCCACCAGGACCTGCCCTCAAGTGAGTGGCAGTCAAATTACAGTGGCATCATGCTCACATTGAAAAAGCTAACAAGCTGATGTTTGGCTtgtaaaatgtttaccatgttcaccatGATTTTAGTTGCAGGTGACTGAAATGTAATTAGTTTTGCAGATATCTGGCCACATAGCAAAAAACTGGGCTCGGGGATACATTTTGATGATAGCACTGCATGAAATGTCAGAAGATCAAAACAATTCATCCTCAGGGGACCCTGAATGTCTCAcccatttacatttagtaatttagcagacgcttttatccaaagcgtcTTACAGAAATGAGAAACAATCACGGTATAGTGCACTAAGAGCCATtaatgcagcaataagtgctagtgaggattctttaaggagtagagttgtggtgtggtgctaggataGAAGGTCCTCTCTgtagagctgggtcttcaggagtttttgctctggtaggaactggtagtggttccaccaatgGGGAACAACAAacgcaaagagtttggattgccttgaacgaacaggtggcagagccaggcgtgaggtagcatatgcctgaatcagggcgttcaggtaggtaggagcagtaccagagacaactttgtaggcgagcattagagatttgaatttgatgtgggctgcaacaggtagccagacctttttggctggttgtagacccgGTGccttctggatcatctgaaggggtttcactgagcaggctggcaggccgGACCAAAGAGGGCCAACATACTGACTGACCGACTCTGCTATACTTAGACTGACGAACGTCAGTCTAGAATTGTCGAGCTGACAATTCCTCCAACACATGAACTCATTACAGCACAATAACAAGTCCTCCATAACACCAGTAAAAGTGCTGAATTGTGTGAGGTGCTGATAAGAAGGAGTGATAAGAGGAAACAGTAAACTGACCCCGGTAGCTCTGGAGgaaattacacacaaaacacaacatccatGTACGCTTCAGATAAGTCAGATTCTTCCTGCTTCCGGGTATATTTCAGGGTCACACAATGTGACAACTAAAAAACGTATTTGCATAACAAATGTCAAGCAAATGACTCTACATGAGACAGACACAGTAAAGAGAGATACATTTCTTTGAGCTGTAATGTAAAATGGTCAGCTCTGTTTCAAGGGGCAGTCCATCTACTGTTCACCAGCCAGtaaaaacatttgtgttttattttctgtggcTCTGGAAGATGCTTtgtaaaatctgaaaaatttccctgatgatgtcatagtGATGTCATCGGAGTTAGCCATCTTGTTCTATTGTACACTAATTTAAAACACCCTGCAGTGGGAGCTGGTGGTGTGGAGTTTGAATGACGCAGGCCTTTACCAGACAGGCATGGTCAAATTACAAGACCCCTATTAGAgatgcattgtgggaaatgtaggacCCTGTTTTCTTAGAGCCTGACCCACAATAAAGTTTATTACATGTCAGCCTCTGCTGCTTCCATTTTGACCATTGTTTTTATGATAGTTTGTCACAAACATAAAATAGTAATAGctcattaataaagttttaaccCAACATTACTGAAACATGAGTAAATAGTGTTTTAATTGGGAGAATTAAAGCCCAAGTATTAACAGCAGCAGGACAGCAAATCTGGGAAAAATATTctaactgtatttttggtcgcattaaaataaaaaatggttcTCTATAACAAAGAGGAATAATATATATTCAGCTTTGAATACACAAACCATACACATTGGTcttttcacaagatttattgCCAATGACAATATAGAATctcaacaaacaaactgtatttGATTTTCTTGTGAACTCACCTGTGTGTGAGCGGGTATGTATCTTCAAGTTCTCCAGACGTGAGAAGCTCTTGTTACAGGTGGGACAATGGTGCGGTTTCTCATTGGTGTGTGTGCGGATATGAATCAGCATTTTATACCTATGAAACATTGGACAAATTTAGTTGAAACTAAATACACTGATGTTGAATGAGAACTAGTTATGTTAAAATATAAGGCTGCTAAAACTGTAACACATAATATTCTTACTTTACTTAACACTGCAGATTATAGACAACTGAAACCAGGACTACCACTGTccttttgttttgatgttttcataCTTTGCAGCCTGaggtaaaaataacacaaatgttTTATAATATAGTACAgcagacatgcaaaaaaaaaaaacttggtgaCACATTTGCATTCAGCTGGTTCTTGTTGAATGTAGATGCAGTATTGTTAAGCAAgcattatacatatacattatatattgtcaCACA carries:
- the LOC131974694 gene encoding zinc finger protein GLIS2-like, with the translated sequence MLSLDEPLDLKLPSGRTDGPVRLGKRSYPSSICAPLSAIRPRLLCTTFPSPPSSPESQSSPQERPGSCFSPPPMDLSLSPSSRHASSLSPSPSSPSSPFPSSPLESPHSSSSPQPHLFTREAARHRGLEGGASPQGYPFYLPIASPPRAYSFPSSMFISQNREKQVSPEPSLDGQLACRWMKCHLLFDSLQDLVDHINDFHVKPEKDSGYCCQWEGCARNGRGFNARYKMLIHIRTHTNEKPHHCPTCNKSFSRLENLKIHTRSHTGEKPYICPYEGCSKRYSNSSDRFKHTRTHYVDKPYYCKMAGCLKRYTDPSSLRKHIKAHGHFVAQEQGAASRLGAGLGLPGHQSAIEPPTLSGAHIIIPGAAAALLGGLGTSLPLSAFCHARALGHHGAPLFSMGGGGGIGPLGLSDSPLLHFGLSAASMLGLGALGGLGRMTAKEMECEEEEEEGEEGEVLNLSAGVGHRQSDPLSWVVVPPRALLLKPAVVS